One part of the Aspergillus luchuensis IFO 4308 DNA, chromosome 5, nearly complete sequence genome encodes these proteins:
- a CDS encoding uncharacterized protein (COG:S;~EggNog:ENOG410PKCI) yields the protein MVALTDAISRRRGRKSGSTGEIVYDAVTIRVSDFSSGFEVVYNMPCAKGGHDGGDDGLALSLVRAVAKVKRGDMGVSEAQRTFLNCTVQEFLRKNYIKINKL from the coding sequence ATGGTTGCTCTCACAGACGCTATCAGCAGGCGTCGTGGACGTAAATCAGGTTCCACAGGGGAGATTGTTTACGATGCAGTCACTATTCGTGTGAGCGACTTCAGCTCTGGCTTCGAAGTGGTGTATAATATGCCCTGTGCCAAAGGTGGTCACGATGGGGGCGATGACGGTCTTGCGTTGTCATTAGTAAGAGCGGTGGCCAAGGTGAAGCGCGGCGATATGGGCGTTTCAGAAGCTCAGAGGACTTTCTTGAACTGTACCGTGCAAGAATTTTTGagaaaaaattatatcaAAATTAACAAATTataa